The following proteins come from a genomic window of Carassius auratus strain Wakin chromosome 18, ASM336829v1, whole genome shotgun sequence:
- the olfch1 gene encoding olfactory receptor CH1 → MIGKPEYPLLSKDGDIIIGGAFSIHSKIHFEMPSFREKPHRLMCTSLNLREFRFAQTMIFAIEEINSKPSLLPNISIGYQIFDSCGSTLASMRSSVALINGQELTAEHICSGKTAVKAIIGESESSSTIVLSRITGPFRIPVISHFATCACLSNRKQFPSFFRTIPSDFHQSRALAQLVKHFGWTWIGAVRSDNDYGNNGMATFVEVAEREGVCIEYSEAMSRTNSKEKIAKVVEVIKKGTAKVLVAFLAQGEMDVLLEEIIRQNVTGLQWVGSESWITARYLATRIVSKVLGGAVGFTISKSKIPGLKEFLLKVNPSQNPSNALLREFWEMAFGCRIFPTISSKTEYEKFCNGSENLSNVSNEFTDVSELRISNNVYKAIYAIANALHNTLACKTSNIAPETITCGTKDLIVSSQVMHSLQNVNFTMASGEMIYFDKNGDTMARYELINWQKNGAGETTFVTIGHYDASLPNEQQFVMNSINIVWAGDSHTKPSSVCSESCQPGFRQAVMKGRPVCCFECLRCPSGEISSTTDSAECIKCPLEHWSNENHSMCVLKKVEFLSFEENMGILLTAFSLTGVSLTIAVALMFYHFIDTPLVKASNTELSFLLLFSLSLCFLCSLTFIGQPTEWSCMLRHTAFGITFALCMSCVLARTIAVVMAFKATVPSTSVPQCTLPLQRVSVFCCTFFQVIICTVWLVLAPPIPYKNITHSLDTIILECDLGSAIGFWAVLGYIGLLSVCCFILAFLARKLPDNFNEAKFITFSLLIFCAVWITFIPAYVSSPGKFTVAVEIFAILASSFGLLFCIFTPKCYIILLKPEQNTRKHIIGKNHNKS, encoded by the exons ATGATAGGGAAACCAGAGTACCCCTTGCTGTCCAAGGATGGAGACATAATCATCGGAGGAGCTTTTTCAATTCAcagcaaaatacattttgaaatgccaTCCTTTAGAGAAAAACCCCATCGCCTAATGTGCACCAG CCTTAATTTGAGAGAATTCCGTTTTGCTCAGACCATGATCTTTGCCATTGAAGAAATTAATAGCAAGCCAAGCTTACTGCCAAACATTTCGATTGGATACCAAATATTTGACAGCTGCGGTTCCACATTAGCCTCTATGAGATCATCAGTGGCTCTGATAAATGGTCAGGAGTTGACAGCAGAACACATATGCTCTGGAAAAACAGCAGTAAAAGCCATAATTGGAGAATCTGAGTCTTCCTCAACCATTGTACTGTCCAGAATAACAGGGCCCTTCAGAATTCCTGTG ATAAGCCATTTTGCTACCTGTGCCTGCCTCAGCAACAGAAAGCAGTTTCCGTCTTTCTTCAGAACTATTCCCAGTGATTTCCACCAAAGCAGAGCTCTAGCACAACTAGTCAAACATTTTGGATGGACATGGATTGGAGCAGTGAGAAGTGACAATGACTATGGAAACAACGGCATGGCAACCTTTGTAGAGGTAGCAGAGAGAGAAGGAGTATGCATTGAATATTCAGAGGCCATGTCAAGGACCAATTCCAAAGAGAAGATTGCTAAGGTTGTTGAAGTAATAAAAAAGGGCACTGCTAAAGTTCTTGTGGCATTTTTGGCACAGGGTGAAATGGATGTGTTACTGGAGGAGATTATCAGACAGAATGTAACCGGGCTACAGTGGGTAGGCAGTGAATCCTGGATTACAGCAAGATACTTGGCAACTAGAATTGTTTCAAAAGTCCTTGGTGGTGCAGTTGGTTTTACAATTAGCAAGTCAAAAATTCCAGGCTTGAAGGAATTTCTCCTTAAGGTCAATCCATCTCAAAACCCTTCAAACGCTCTTTTGAGGGAATTTTGGGAGATGGCATTTGGATGCCGTATCTTTCCTACAATCAGCTCTAAAACTGAGTATGAGAAGTTTTGTAATGGGTCTGAGAATCTGAGTAATGTGAGTAATGAGTTTACAGATGTATCAGAGCTAAGGATTTCAAATAATGTATATAAGGCAATTTATGCTATAGCTAATGCTTTGCATAACACATTGGCTTGCAAAACTTCAAACATTGCACCTGAAACCATAACATGTGGAACAAAGGATTTAATAGTTTCCAGCCAA GTAATGCATTCCCTTCAAAATGTTAATTTCACAATGGCCTCGGGTGAGATGATTTACTTTGACAAAAATGGAGACACTATGGCAAGATATGAACTAATAAACTGGCAGAAAAATGGAGCAGGGGAAACAACTTTTGTTACTATAGGACACTATGATGCCTCACTACCCAATGAACAGCAGTTTGTCATGAATTCTATCAATATAGTTTGGGCAGGAGACAGTCACACG AAACCGAGTTCAGTGTGTAGTGAGAGCTGCCAGCCAGGTTTCAGACAAGCTGTGATGAAAGGGAGACCAGTATGCTGCTTTGAATGTTTGCGGTGCCCTTCTGGAGAAATCAGCAGTACTACTG ATTCTGCTGAATGCATCAAATGTCCTTTAGAGCACTGGTCAAATGAAAACCACAGTATGTGTGTTCTCAAGAAAGTGGAGTTCCTTTCATTTGAGGAAAACATGGGAATACTTTTGACTGCATTCTCATTAACTGGGGTGTCTTTAACAATTGCAGTTGCACTGATGTTTTACCACTTCATAGACACTCCCCTTGTGAAGGCTAGCAATACAGAGCTAAGCTTTCTACTCcttttctcactctctctgtgttttctctGTTCACTCACTTTTATTGGTCAGCCTACTGAGTGGTCCTGTATGTTGCGCCACACAGCATTTGGGATCACTTTCGCCCTTTGTATGTCTTGTGTTCTGGCAAGGACAATAGCAGTGGTAATGGCCTTCAAGGCCACTGTGCCCAGTACAAGTGTTCCTCAGTGTACATTGCCCTTACAAAGAGTTAGTGTTTTCTGTTGCACTTTTTTCCAGGTAATAATATGTACTGTGTGGCTGGTATTAGCCCCTCCAATCCCATATAAAAATATTACCCATTCATTAGATACAATAATACTTGAATGTGATCTAGGATCAGCTATAGGGTTCTGGGCTGTGCTTGGTTATATCGGTTTGCTGTCTGTTTGCTGTTTCATTTTGGCTTTTCTAGCTCGAAAGCTGCCTGATAACTTTAATGAAGCGAAATTCATCACGTTCAGTCTGCTAATATTCTGTGCTGTTTGGATCACCTTTATCCCAGCTTATGTCAGTTCTCCCGGAAAGTTTACTGTAGCTGTGGAGATATTTGCCATCTTAGCCTCTAGTTTTGGCTTATTATTCTGTATATTTACACCAAAATGCTACATTATCTTACTCAAGCCAGAGCAAAACACAAGGAAACATATCATAGGCAAAAaccataataaatcataa